The Rhodococcus sp. ABRD24 genome contains the following window.
TCGGCCAATCGGACTCGGATTTGCGTGCCGGGCGGCGCGTCGTCCACCGACCGAAGGACCTCGGGTTCGGCGTCGCCGAGCACTCGCTGAACCACCGCGTAGCCGCGGGCCAGCGTTGCCGCCGGCCCCAGCGTCGTCAGTCGGGCTCGCAGGTGCTCGACGGTGGTCGACTCGGTCGCGATCGCACGGGTGACGTCCCGCCGAGCGGCATCGCGCAGGCGCTCCACTTCCTCGGCACGACGTTCCAACCCCTGTGCCGGGTCGGCGAGAACGGGGCGGCTGCGCAGTTGCGCCACCAGATGCGACTCGCGCTGCACCCAGTTTCGCAAAGCTGCGGCGCTCCGCTCCCGCAGTTCGGACACCAGTGCCTGCTCGGCGACGGCGTCGGGCACGACGCGCTTGGCCGCGTCGGTGGGCGTTGCGGCCCGCAGGTCGGCGACGTGGTCGCTGAGCGGGCTGTCCGGCTCGTGGCCGATCGCGCTCACCACAGGGGTGGTGCATGCGCCGATCGCGCGGCACAGTGCCTCGTCGGAGAACGGCAGCAGGTCCTCGACGCTGCCGCCGCCGCGGGCCAGGATGATCACGTCGACCTGCGGATCGTTGTCCAGCTCCTCGAGCGCGTCGATGATCTGGGGCACCGCGGTGGGACCTTGCACGGCGGTGTTGCGGACCTCGAACCGCACCGCAGGCCAGCGGCGCTGCGCGACGCTGAGGACATCCCGCTCGGCGGCACTGGCGCGGCCGGTCACTAGACCGATCGTGCCGGGCAGGAACGGCAGCGGACGCTTGAGCCGCGGATCGAACAACCCTTCCGCCGCGAGCAGCGCGCGCAGGCGCTCGATGCGTGCGAGCAGTTCGCCGATGCCGACCGCGCGGATCTCCGTCACCCGCAGTGAGACGGTGCCACGGCCGGTGTAGAACGACAGCTTGCCGAACATCACGACGCGGCTGCCTTCGGTGAGCGGCACCGGGGCGTCGCGCAGTAGCTGCGGCGAACAGGTCACCGACAAGGACATGTCGGCGGACGGGTCGCGCAGGACGAGGAAGGCCGTCCGGGTACCTGGCCGGGCGTTGATCTGGGTGATCTGGCCCTCGACCCACACACTGCCGAGGCGGTCGATCCACTGGGCGACCTTGGTGGCGATGGTCCGTACCGGCCAGGGTTGCTCGGCCGAGCTCGGAGACGGGCCGGTGGAAGCTGGTCGCGCGGAGGTCACTTGGCTTTGGCGGTGGTGATGCGGTTGGCGAGCATCGTCTGGAACGGCGGGCGGGCCGCAGTGCGCTCCTCATACTCGAGCAACGCGGTCAGGTCCTCGAGCGACAACGACCGGAGCCGTGAGCGCAGCTGCGCCAGCGTAAGTGACGCGTAGTCGAGGTATTCGACGATTTCCGGAACAGAGGTGTCCACGTCCGTGGGGACGGACGGCGGCGTCGGGGCGGACGACGGGGGTGTCACGGCGTCCTCGCCCTCCTCCGGCGTCATCGAATACAGCGCGAACCGTCCCGGGCTGGCCGGTCGATCGGAGTCCTCGACGTCCACCTCACCGTCGGCGTCGAACTCCACCCGGTCCTCGTCGAAGACCGCCCACTCCGGCTCCTCCTCGGTGCGGTTGAAGAGGCAGAACGCCTGATCGCCCTTGATCGCGAGCGCGGTCATCGACTGCTGCACACGCATTGTGGTCTGCAGCACCTGGCTGACCGCGGTCATCGGCAGCGTCACGGCGGTCGTCGGCAGCTTCAATGCCTCTTCATAGGCCGCGATGGCCACTCCGGCGGCGACGCGTGCCATGAACGGGGGACGAATCATTCTCACAGCCTGCCTGAACATTGCCGCATTTGGTAGCTGACGGGCCCGAACATCTCGGTCGGCGCCGGCGCGAGTGCCCACTCTTCTGTTCCGGCGGGGAAGGCACCGTAGGCTGGAGCCATGTCTTCGGCAGTTCCACTCAATTTGGGTATCGCTCGTTCCGCGGATGCGGTTCCCGCTGGTGACGGCAAGCGCGTTCTCCTGGCAGAGCCTCGCGGCTACTGCGCGGGCGTCGACCGGGCCGTCGAGACGGTAGAAAAGGCTCTGGAGAAGCACGGCGCTCCGATTTACGTGCGCAAGGAGATTGTCCACAACAGGCACGTCGTCGAGACGCTGACCGATCGTGGCGTCATCTTCGTCGACGAGACCGACGAGGTTCCCGAGGGCTCGCTGCTGGTGTTCTCCGCGCACGGCGTGTCGCCCGCTGTCCACACCTCGGCGGCCGAGCGGAATCTGCGCACGATCGATGCGACCTGCCCGCTGGTGACGAAGGTGCATCAGGAAGCCAAGCGTTTCGCCCGCGACGACTACGACATCCTGCTGATCGGCCACGCCGGCCATGAGGAAGTCGAGGGCACTGCCGGTGAGGCCCCCGAGCACGTGCAAATCGTGGACGGACCGGATTCCGTCGACGCGGTCACGGTGCGCGACGAGAACAAGGTGATCTGGTTGTCGCAGACCACCCTGAGCGTCGACGAGACGATGGCAACGGTCGCCCGGTTGCGGGACAAGTTCCCGAAGCTGCAGGATCCGCCGAGCGACGACATCTGCTACGCAACGCAGAACCGTCAGGTCGCGGTGAAGGCGATGGCCCCGGAATGCGATTTGGTGATCGTGGTGGGCTCGCGCAACTCGTCGAACTCGGTCCGTCTCGTCGAGGTCGCCCTGGGCGCCGGAGCGCGGGCCTCGTACCTGGTCGACTATGCGCGCGAGGTGGACCTCGCCTGGCTTGATGGCGTCCGCACCGTGGGCATCACGTCCGGCGCCTCGGTTCCCGAGATCCTGGTACGCGGTGTCATCGACCTGCTCGCCGAGCACGGATTCGACGATGTCCAGTCGGTGACCACCGCCAACGAGACGCTCGTGTTCGCGTTGCCGCGGGAACTACGGGCCGCTCGCACCTAGACGACAGCAAGCGGTAGTTTTCCGGTCGGTCCCGTCAGGACGGCGGATCGCGGCGGTCGCGATAGCGGACCTGCGGGATCGGATGGGCGGGAATCTCGGCCGACTGCCGGGCGCGCATGGAACCGCTGTATGACGGGGCGTGTGCAGGTGCCGGATCGTGGGGCGCCCCTTGCGTCACCCGAGGATCTCGTGCCTGGGCGCGGTGCGCGCGCCGGTCTCCGGAACCACGCACGCCGTTGTCGGCTGCACTCACGCGCTCGGTGGGAGCACCTTCCGCCGAGCGGGCGGGCTCGCGGCGATGCGGGTCATCCGCCGAGCGGGCGGGACGGGAGGTCGGGCGAGCGGAACGGGCCGCGGGGCGCCGAGTCCGCGCCCGGGCGGGCGCACTACTGCGCTGCTGGACGAGGAATATCCGCGCGCCGCCGATGAGCGCCACCACGACGGTGGCCGCCAGCATCAGCGGGAAGCGGTTCACGAGCGGGAACGCGACGTTGAGCGCCAGGTCTTTGATCCCGGTTCCGGCGCCGTCGGTGAGGAGTTGCTGGCAGATCGGTACCGCAACGAAGAGCAGTAGCGGTGGCTGGACAATCGCGGTGAACAGTCCGCGCTGGCGAACGGCGAGCACGGCCAGAACACACCCGAGGAAGTACAGGGTGGAGAACGTCGATGTCAGCTCGTCGCCCGATACGGCGTCGAATGCGAAGCCGAGGAAACTCAACCCAGCGGCGACGGCGACGGCACCCCAGGCAGGGATGCCGGGGACGGTGGGGAGGGCCGATCGGTGGTCGAGCGGCACCCCGGAGCGAGCACGTTGGGTTGCGGACACACTTCGACACTAGTCGCTGGCGGTCAGCTTGCTTCGTTGGCGTGACCGTTGGAGTCCGAGAAATCGCCGAGATTCGTCCGGCGAGGCCACGAGTCGACCTGCTGGACTTCGGGTACGTCGCCGCCGAATACTTCCAGGTCGTTGAGCTTGCGTGCGGTGACCGCTACCCGTGTTTCCATCGACGCCACGGTGAGGTTGAAGGAATCGACGGCCTTCCCGAGTTGCGAGCCCAACTTGTCGAGGTGAGCTCCCACCGTGCCCAGACGGCTGTAGAGCTCGCGTCCGAGCTGGTGGATCCGGGCGGCGTCCTGCGAGAGCGTCTCCTGGCGCCACGTGTGGGCGATGGTGCGCAGCAGTGCGATCAGCGTCGTGGGTGTTGCGAGCACGATGTTTCGGGAGAACGCGTACTCGAGCAGCCCGGCGTCCGTGGTCAGCGCGGCATCGAGGAAGGGATCGCCGGGCACGAACAGTACGACGAATTCGGGTGTCGGATCGAAGGATTCCCAATAGGCCTTGTCTGCCAACTGGTCGACGTGGGTCCGCAGGTGGCGCGCATGGCGCGTCAGCTGTTCGGCACGGACGGCAGGCTCCTCGGACTGGGTGGCATCGAGATATGCGGCCAGTGGCACCTTCGCGTCCACCACGATCTGCTTGCCGCCCGCGAGGTAGACGACGAGGTCTGGGCGGACGCCCGCCTTACTGACCTGGGTGTCGAAGTCGCAGTGCTTGACCATGCCGGCCAGCTCGACGACCCGCTCGAGCTGTATCTCGCCCCACCGGCCGCGGACATGGGGTGCCCGCAGCGCCGTCACCAGCTGTCCGGTCTGGTCGGAGAGCAACTGTGAGGTGCGATACATGCCCTCGACCTGTTGGGTGAGGCCCGCGTACGCATGGATCCGGTTGCGCTCCACCTGATCGACCTGTTGAGCGAGGGCGCCGACCGCGTCCTGCAGCGGACCCACCAGCCGAGAGACCTGGTCGCCGATCGCGCCGGAGTGTCGCCGCGCCGAGTCCTCGCTGACGGCGCTGAGCGACTGACGCAGCAGCTGTTCGTTCTCCCGGAGTGCCGACAACTGGGCCTCGGCGCGGGCCGCGCGGTCGCCGCTGCGGGCGGCGTGCAGCAGCCAGCCGACGACGAGGCCGAGAACCAATGCGGTGAGCAGTCCGACGGCGGTGAACGCGTTCATGGCCGAGACGATGCCTCACGGCACCGACATGTGTCCTTCGGAGCTCTGTCGGCGGCGTGCTCTACCGTCGAGCAGCATGAGGATCCTCCACACGTCCGACTGGCACATCGGTCGCACCTTCCACGGCGTCGACCTGCTCGCCGATCAGGAGCGGGCGCTCGCGGCGATCGCGGAGACGGTTACCGAGCAGCAGGTGGATGTGGTTGTGGTTCCGGGGGACGTGTACGACCGTTCCATTCCCAGTGCGGACGCGGTGTCGGTGTGCAACAGGGGCTTCGAGGCGATCCGGGCAGCGGGCGCGGTGATCGTGGCCACCTCGGGCAATCACGATTCGCCGGTGCGTCTGGGTGCGGGTGCGGCCTTCGCCGCCGCCGGCGGTCTTCACCTGCTGACTCGCGTCGGGATGTTGGACGTTCCGGTGCTTCTCGAGGATGAACACGGCCCGGTTGCGTTCTACGGAATCCCCTACCTCGAGCCGGAGATCACACGTGCCGAACTGGGCGCGCCGCATGCCCGCTCGCACGCCGACATCCTCGACGTCGCGATGGCCCGGATCCGCGCCGATCTCGGCGAGCGTCGCGCCGACGTTCCCAGGATGCGGGCGGTCCTGCTGGCCCATGCCTTCGTGGTCGGCGGCGAGGCGACCGGTTCGGAGCGGTCCATCTCGGTGGGCGGAGTCGAGACCGTGTCGGCGTCGGCGTTCGACGGCGTCGACTACGTCGCGTTGGGGCATCTGCACTCGCCGCAGATTCTGGCCGAGCACATCCGCTACAGCGGATCGCCGCTGCCGTACTCGTTCGGTGAGCGTTCACATCGCAAGGCGATGTGGCTGGTGGACCTCGACGCCGACGGAGTGACGTCCGTCGACCGGATCGAGCTGCCCGTAGTCCGCGGGCTGAGCCAGCTGAGCGGCACCCTCGAACAGTTGCTGCACGACGAGGCCTTCGCGTCGGCGGAGGACCACTATGTCTCCGTCACGCTCACGGACCCGCTCCGGCCGATCGACGCGATGCGGGCGCTGCAGGAGCGGTTCCGGTACGCGGTGCACATGGAATGGCAACGCCCGGAGGGCAGTCCGGGGCTCGGATACCGGGAGCGGGTCCGTGGTCGCACGGATCTTCAAGTGGCGCAGAGTTTTCTGACGGACATGCGCAGCGAGCCGACAGTGGGGGAGTTGCGGCTGCTCGAACAGGCGCTGCGCCGCGCCGTCGGGATCGATGAGGCCGAGGTGGTCGAGGGTGGCGTATTCGACACCGTAGAGGTATCGGCGTGAGGCTGCACACGCTCGAGGTCACCTCATTCGGGCCGTTCGCGGACACCGTGACCGTCGACTTCGACCAGCTGGGCGCGGATGGTTTGTTCCTGTTACACGGTCAGACCGGCGCGGGCAAGACGACGGTGCTCGATTCGGTGGCCTTCGCGCTGTACGGCACCGTGCCTGGGGCGCGAAAGGAGGGCAAGCGACTGCTCTCCGATCACGCCCCGGCGGGTTCGGTGCCGAAGGTGGTACTCGAGGCGACCATCGGCGGTCGGCGTTTGCGGATCAGCCGGAGTCCCGAGTACGAGCGGCCCAAGATGCGTGGTACCGGAGTCAAGACCGAGAACGCGAAGGCGAACCTGGAGTGGCTCGACGGTGCTGGTGAGAATCTCTCGCGAATCCCCGATATCGCGCGCGAGGTCGAGCGGCTGCTGGGGATGAACGCCGACCAGTTCTTCCAGGTGGTGCTGTTGCCGCAGGGTGAGTTCGCCAAGTTCCTGCGGGCCGACAACGAGGACCGAGGCAAGCTGCTCGAGCAACTCTTCGATACGACGCGGTTCGGGACGGTCGAGGAGTGGTTCCTCGACCGCCGGCGCGCAAGCGCCGCGCGGGTCGAGGATCAGCGCAAGCAGGTCGATCTCCTGTCAGCTCGGGTGTCGACCGCCGCCGGGATCGAGGTGGGCGCCGAGGCCGATCCCTCCGTATGGGCGCGCCGGCTCCTCGAGCAGGCCGTCGAGACCCGGGAACTGGCGGCGGCCGAGCTCGCGCGGATGCGCGTCGCGGAGGAACACGCCCGAGCCGCTGCAGGGGAGGCGCGGTGGGTGCGGGATCTGCAGGTTCGCCGCGCCCGCGCCGAGGCCGAGCTGGCTGAGCATCGATCGGGTGCCGAAGAACGGGACATCATCGCGACCGAGGCCGACCGGGCTCGTCGTGCCGCGCCGGTCGCGGGGGTCGGGGCGGACGCTGACGCCGCGGCACGAACGGCCGCCGACGCCTCGGACAGGGCACGTGCACTTGGTGAGCGTCTGGCGACGGACGAGGGTGGCGCAGCGCTGGTTGCCCAGCTCGCGTGGCCGCCCACCGACGCGGACCGTGAGACGATCCGCACCCATGTCCGGAATTGGACTGCCGAGGTGGCGCGGCTCGACGTACTTCTCGCGGAGGCGCGCGAGGCCGAGCAGCTCGACCGCGAGCTGGCCGGGATGCGCCGGCGGGGTGCGGAATTGGCCGCTCTGGCCGACGACTTGTCCTCCGCCAGAGCGCAATGGCCACCGGCCCTTCAGCAGGCGGAGGAGGCACTGCGGGCAGCCGAGCAAGCCGCCGTTGCCCTGCCGGCACTCGAGGACGCATGTGCGCGGGCGGCCGATTCCGCCGCCGCTGCGGGTGAGCTGCATTCGGCCCGAACATCACTCGGCGAACTTCTGGTCTCGGTTGCCGGAGCCAGGAGTCGGCATCAGGATGCCCGCGATCGTTTGCTCGACCTGCGCGAGCGCCGGATCGCTGGAATGGCGGCGGAGCTCGCCTCGGGGCTGGTCGACGGAACACCCTGTGCGGTATGCGGATCCGAGATTCATCCAGCACCGGCGAGTGCCGGCGAGTCGACCGTCACGAAAGGTGACGAGGATGCCGCGAGGCTCGCCGAACAGAAGGCCGCGGGCGCTCTCGAATCGGAGAACGAACGGTTGTCCCAGCTCGAGCGGGTCGTCGCCGCGCTGATTCAGCGCGGCGGCGACGGCGACCGGGAGGCGCTCGTCGCGGCCCATGCCGCCGCGGTCGGTGCCGTGGAACAGTCCCGGGCAGCGGCGGCGACGGTGCCGCAGCGGACCCAGGCGGTCGAGAAACTGCGTTCGCGTGGTGTGGAACTCGACGAGAGGTCGCGTGTCACCGAGGCCGAGCGGGTCGAACTGGACACCCGGATGCGCGCGATGGCCGAGCGTCTGCAGCAGACGCGTGAGCGGCTCGCGGCGGCAGCGGGTGACGACGGCGGAGTCCGGATCCGCCGGGACCGTCTGGAGGCGCTTGCGGGGGGCGCGTCCGAACTGCTCGACGCGCGTGACGGCGCGGCCGCGGCCGTGGCGGCTGCGCGCGAGTTCGCGAGCCGGGCGGACCGGGCGGCGCGGGACGCGGGCTTCGATTCGGTTTCCCACGCTGTCAGCGGGGTCCGGTCCGCGGCCCGGCTCGAGCAGATCGAGTTGGTGCTGGGCGCTGCGCGGGATCGCCTCGCGGGAGCGCGGGCGGTGCTCGCCGAACCCGATATCGTCGCCGTCGCCGATCTGGATCCGGTCGATCCGGCCGGGCTCGAGGCCGCGGCGCGGGAGGCCGCGACTGCCGTCGAAGTTGCCGCTGCGGCGGTTGCGGAGGCGGATACGCGCCGAGCCAACCTCGAGCGGCTCGTCTCACAGCTGGACGACGCCTTCGCGACTCTCGGCCCGGTACTGGCCGCACACGATGAGCTCGCCGGATTGGCCGATGTCGTCGCCGGCCGTGGGCAGAATGCGCGCAAGATGTCCCTGCGCTCTTATGTCTTGGCGTCCAGGCTGGAAGAGGTCGCGGTGTCCGCATCGACGCGATTGCGTCGGATGTCGGCGGGGCGCTACGAGTTCGTGCATTCCGACGAGGCCGGTCCGCGTGGACGCCGCGGTGGGCTCGGACTCGATATCCGTGACGACTACACGGGCGTGGTCCGATCGGCCAAGACGCTCTCCGGCGGCGAGTCGTTTCTGGCTTCGCTGTCGCTCGCGTTGGGGCTC
Protein-coding sequences here:
- a CDS encoding DNA recombination protein RmuC, yielding MNAFTAVGLLTALVLGLVVGWLLHAARSGDRAARAEAQLSALRENEQLLRQSLSAVSEDSARRHSGAIGDQVSRLVGPLQDAVGALAQQVDQVERNRIHAYAGLTQQVEGMYRTSQLLSDQTGQLVTALRAPHVRGRWGEIQLERVVELAGMVKHCDFDTQVSKAGVRPDLVVYLAGGKQIVVDAKVPLAAYLDATQSEEPAVRAEQLTRHARHLRTHVDQLADKAYWESFDPTPEFVVLFVPGDPFLDAALTTDAGLLEYAFSRNIVLATPTTLIALLRTIAHTWRQETLSQDAARIHQLGRELYSRLGTVGAHLDKLGSQLGKAVDSFNLTVASMETRVAVTARKLNDLEVFGGDVPEVQQVDSWPRRTNLGDFSDSNGHANEAS
- the xseA gene encoding exodeoxyribonuclease VII large subunit codes for the protein MTSARPASTGPSPSSAEQPWPVRTIATKVAQWIDRLGSVWVEGQITQINARPGTRTAFLVLRDPSADMSLSVTCSPQLLRDAPVPLTEGSRVVMFGKLSFYTGRGTVSLRVTEIRAVGIGELLARIERLRALLAAEGLFDPRLKRPLPFLPGTIGLVTGRASAAERDVLSVAQRRWPAVRFEVRNTAVQGPTAVPQIIDALEELDNDPQVDVIILARGGGSVEDLLPFSDEALCRAIGACTTPVVSAIGHEPDSPLSDHVADLRAATPTDAAKRVVPDAVAEQALVSELRERSAAALRNWVQRESHLVAQLRSRPVLADPAQGLERRAEEVERLRDAARRDVTRAIATESTTVEHLRARLTTLGPAATLARGYAVVQRVLGDAEPEVLRSVDDAPPGTQIRVRLADGAVRAAVMGKES
- a CDS encoding DUF6542 domain-containing protein, yielding MSATQRARSGVPLDHRSALPTVPGIPAWGAVAVAAGLSFLGFAFDAVSGDELTSTFSTLYFLGCVLAVLAVRQRGLFTAIVQPPLLLFVAVPICQQLLTDGAGTGIKDLALNVAFPLVNRFPLMLAATVVVALIGGARIFLVQQRSSAPARARTRRPAARSARPTSRPARSADDPHRREPARSAEGAPTERVSAADNGVRGSGDRRAHRAQARDPRVTQGAPHDPAPAHAPSYSGSMRARQSAEIPAHPIPQVRYRDRRDPPS
- a CDS encoding exonuclease SbcCD subunit D, producing MRILHTSDWHIGRTFHGVDLLADQERALAAIAETVTEQQVDVVVVPGDVYDRSIPSADAVSVCNRGFEAIRAAGAVIVATSGNHDSPVRLGAGAAFAAAGGLHLLTRVGMLDVPVLLEDEHGPVAFYGIPYLEPEITRAELGAPHARSHADILDVAMARIRADLGERRADVPRMRAVLLAHAFVVGGEATGSERSISVGGVETVSASAFDGVDYVALGHLHSPQILAEHIRYSGSPLPYSFGERSHRKAMWLVDLDADGVTSVDRIELPVVRGLSQLSGTLEQLLHDEAFASAEDHYVSVTLTDPLRPIDAMRALQERFRYAVHMEWQRPEGSPGLGYRERVRGRTDLQVAQSFLTDMRSEPTVGELRLLEQALRRAVGIDEAEVVEGGVFDTVEVSA
- a CDS encoding lipid droplet-associated protein, which codes for MIRPPFMARVAAGVAIAAYEEALKLPTTAVTLPMTAVSQVLQTTMRVQQSMTALAIKGDQAFCLFNRTEEEPEWAVFDEDRVEFDADGEVDVEDSDRPASPGRFALYSMTPEEGEDAVTPPSSAPTPPSVPTDVDTSVPEIVEYLDYASLTLAQLRSRLRSLSLEDLTALLEYEERTAARPPFQTMLANRITTAKAK
- a CDS encoding SMC family ATPase — protein: MRLHTLEVTSFGPFADTVTVDFDQLGADGLFLLHGQTGAGKTTVLDSVAFALYGTVPGARKEGKRLLSDHAPAGSVPKVVLEATIGGRRLRISRSPEYERPKMRGTGVKTENAKANLEWLDGAGENLSRIPDIAREVERLLGMNADQFFQVVLLPQGEFAKFLRADNEDRGKLLEQLFDTTRFGTVEEWFLDRRRASAARVEDQRKQVDLLSARVSTAAGIEVGAEADPSVWARRLLEQAVETRELAAAELARMRVAEEHARAAAGEARWVRDLQVRRARAEAELAEHRSGAEERDIIATEADRARRAAPVAGVGADADAAARTAADASDRARALGERLATDEGGAALVAQLAWPPTDADRETIRTHVRNWTAEVARLDVLLAEAREAEQLDRELAGMRRRGAELAALADDLSSARAQWPPALQQAEEALRAAEQAAVALPALEDACARAADSAAAAGELHSARTSLGELLVSVAGARSRHQDARDRLLDLRERRIAGMAAELASGLVDGTPCAVCGSEIHPAPASAGESTVTKGDEDAARLAEQKAAGALESENERLSQLERVVAALIQRGGDGDREALVAAHAAAVGAVEQSRAAAATVPQRTQAVEKLRSRGVELDERSRVTEAERVELDTRMRAMAERLQQTRERLAAAAGDDGGVRIRRDRLEALAGGASELLDARDGAAAAVAAAREFASRADRAARDAGFDSVSHAVSGVRSAARLEQIELVLGAARDRLAGARAVLAEPDIVAVADLDPVDPAGLEAAAREAATAVEVAAAAVAEADTRRANLERLVSQLDDAFATLGPVLAAHDELAGLADVVAGRGQNARKMSLRSYVLASRLEEVAVSASTRLRRMSAGRYEFVHSDEAGPRGRRGGLGLDIRDDYTGVVRSAKTLSGGESFLASLSLALGLADVVAAESGGVVLDTMFIDEGFGTLDADTLDLVMGVLDELREGGRVVGIVSHVDEMRQRIPSRLHVVRGRAGSTVEMIAS
- a CDS encoding 4-hydroxy-3-methylbut-2-enyl diphosphate reductase — encoded protein: MSSAVPLNLGIARSADAVPAGDGKRVLLAEPRGYCAGVDRAVETVEKALEKHGAPIYVRKEIVHNRHVVETLTDRGVIFVDETDEVPEGSLLVFSAHGVSPAVHTSAAERNLRTIDATCPLVTKVHQEAKRFARDDYDILLIGHAGHEEVEGTAGEAPEHVQIVDGPDSVDAVTVRDENKVIWLSQTTLSVDETMATVARLRDKFPKLQDPPSDDICYATQNRQVAVKAMAPECDLVIVVGSRNSSNSVRLVEVALGAGARASYLVDYAREVDLAWLDGVRTVGITSGASVPEILVRGVIDLLAEHGFDDVQSVTTANETLVFALPRELRAART